One window of the Prinia subflava isolate CZ2003 ecotype Zambia chromosome 1, Cam_Psub_1.2, whole genome shotgun sequence genome contains the following:
- the LOC134554255 gene encoding uncharacterized protein LOC134554255, whose translation MGACVSGKKNREEHREHEPRSIPPGSPLGQLLDKWKSCEDLKELDKRKMVNYCMEVWPTLDLIGGWPWCGTRDRWMCTQLRQHLESQKYVDAEQLQYVIGWEKAMTKEKEVKICKLKEMEEDRDGKEAEPKVPKWDPLDYLPPPSYPNPQLTQPPSSLPASILTQPVPSPSSSSLPPLTPISSPPLPPPLTPSTLPVPVSNNPQTQPMPHLSLPTPTQLGSSPFLPPVTQPMPLSSLPPTIQPGLSRSTPSPTQSSSLVTVPLSVSPGINSPYPVGAQHASQGTPAPSEVPTPPVKWGVDSLNSTSAFPCSQQNGVQVHTPQAEDYQGGPSKNTRSKVKLFPLREVPMGGMIGGVGFVNAPLTASEVRSFKKELKNLVEDPVGVSKQVDQFLGPNIYTWEEMNSILGILFDPEEVRLIRVAGIRAWERDNRMGPPGDHKLPLTNPGWDPNEERDRRNMDDYRTLIIKGIKEAVPRSSNTKLAFDGAQEKEETPSAWLSRLRQNFQQYSSLDPDSLEGQTLLKVQFVTKSWPDIRRKIEKMEDWQEKEINELLKEALRVYLRRDEEKARSKAKVMVAVARESAKGNPVMPRKPNGSGSQGKGRKGDLAPWETPQRPGEGRKCFYCGEVGHLRKNCNKESFDAAIAKEQDLLEKVLRGDDDGTD comes from the coding sequence ATGGGTGCGTGCGTGAGTGGTAAGAAAAACCGAGAGGAACACAGAGAACATGAACCGAGGAGCATCCCGCCAGGGAGCCCATTAGGGCAGTTGTTGGATAAGTGGAAAAGTTGTGAGGACTTAAAGGAGTTAGATAAGAGAAAGATGGTGAATTATTGCATGGAAGTGTGGCCGACGTTAGACCTGATAGGGGGATGGCCGTGGTGCGGAACAAGAGACAGGTGGATGTGTACTCAGTTGAGACAGCATCTAGAGTCACAAAAGTATGTCGATGCCGAACAGTTACAGTATGTTATCGGTTGGGAGAAGGccatgacaaaagaaaaagaagtaaaaatttgTAAGTTAAAAGAGATGGAGGAAGATAGAGATGGCAAGGAAGCAGAACCGAAGGTACCCAAGTGGGACCCCCTAGATTATTTGCCTCCCCCAAGTTATCCGAATCCACAACTGACTCAACCCCCATCCTCTTTGCCTGCATCAATCCTGACTCAACCTGTACCTTCCCCTTCCTCGTCCTCTCTTCCACCATTGACACCCATTTCATCTCCGcccctccctccacccctgaCACCTTCGACCCTACCCGTGCCCGTTTCAAACAATCCCCAGACCCAACCTATGCCTCATCTGTCCTTACCTACTCCAACTCAACTTGGGTCCTCCCCATTTTTGCCCCCTGTGACTCAACCAATGCCTCTATCATCTCTACCTCCCACCATTCAACCTGGACTTTCCCGGTCAACACCGTCCCCAACTCAATCTAGTTCCCTGGTGACTGTACCACTGTCTGTATCTCCTGGGATAAATTCTCCTTACCCTGTCGGAGCACAACACGCCTCGCAGGGGACACCAGCCCCCTCAGAGGTACCGACGCCTCCCGTGAAATGGGGGGTAGATTCACTGAATAGTACCAGCGCCTTCCCATGTAGTCAGCAGAATGGAGTTCAGGTCCATACCCCACAAGCAGAAGATTACCAGGGAGGTCCATCAAAGAATACCCGGTCAAAGGTGAAGCTCTTTCCCCTGAGAGAAGTTCCGATGGGAGGAATGATCGGGGGAGTGGGATTCGTGAACGCGCCTCTAACGGCGTCTGAAGTAAGGAGCTTCAAGAAGGAGCTTAAGAATTTGGTTGAAGACCCGGTTGGGGTATCAAAACAGGTGGATCAGTTTCTGGGGCCTAATATATACACATGGGAGGAGATGAATTCAATTCTAGGAATTCTTTTTGACCCAGAGGAAGTAAGACTAATAAGAGTGGCAGGGATAAGAGCCTGGGAAAGGGATAACCGGATGGGACCCCCAGGGGATCACAAACTACCTCTGACAAATCCGGGGTGGGACCCCAATGAGGAAAGAGACAGGAGAAATATGGATGACTATAGGACTCTGATTATAAAGGGAATTAAAGAAGCAGTGCCCCGCAGTAGCAACACCAAGCTGGCATTTGATGGAGCCCAGGAAAAAGAGGAGACTCCCTCAGCCTGGCTGAGTAGATTGCGGCAGAATTTTCAACAATATTCTAGCTTAGACCCCGACAGCTTAGAAGGGCAGACATTGTTAAAAGTGCAATTTGTGACAAAGTCTTGGCCTGATATTAGAAGGAAGATAGAGAAAATGGAAGACTggcaagagaaagaaattaatgagTTGTTGAAAGAGGCTCTACGAGTCTACTTGAGGAGAGATGAAGAGAAAGCTAGAAGCAAGGCGAAAGTGATGGTTGCGGTTGCCAGAGAGAGTGCAAAGGGAAATCCAGTAATGCCGAGGAAGCCGAATGGAAGTGGGTcacaaggaaaagggagaaagggagaccTGGCTCCATGGGAGACACCCCAGAGacctggggagggaaggaaatgtttttattgtgGCGAGGTGGGGCACCTAAGAAAGAATTGTAACAAAGAGTCATTTGATGCTGCTATTGCTAAGGAACAGGACCTTTTGGAAAAGGTATTAAGAGGAGATGATGATGGTACTGATTAG